A genome region from Camelina sativa cultivar DH55 chromosome 10, Cs, whole genome shotgun sequence includes the following:
- the LOC104719661 gene encoding protein farnesyltransferase subunit beta-like, whose product MEELPILTVSQREQFLVENDVFGFFGYFEASDVSTQRYMLEIQRDKQLDYLIQGLRQLGPQFSSLDANRPWLCYWILHSIALLGDCVDDELENNAIDFLGRCQGSDGGYGGGPGQLPHLATTYAAVNALVTIGGDKALSSINREKMSCFLRRMKDSNGGFRMHDMGEMDVRACYTAISVASILNIMDVELTRGLGDYILSCQTYEGGIGGEPGSEAHGGNTYCGLATMILINEVDSLNLDSLMNWAVHRQGVEIGFQGRTNKLVDGCYTFWQAAPCVLLQRFYSAHDLVHYGSSHIPQGTDKDHEDHPNDEDDPEDSDDDDDDSDEDSDEGSVNGHGVHHTSTYINRRVQPVFDSLGLQRYVLLCSKIPDGGFRDKPGKPRDFYHTCYCLSGLSVAQHAWLKDEDTPPLTRDVLGSYSNLLEPVHLLHNVVMDRYNEAIEYFFKAA is encoded by the exons ATGGAAGAGCTTCCGATCTTAACCGTGAGTCAGCGCGAGCAGTTTCTGGTGGAGAACGACGTGTTCGGGTTCTTTGGTTACTTCGAGGCCAGCGACGTCTCTACACAGAGATACAT GTTGGAGATTCAGCGAGATAAGCAGTTGGATTATCTTATCCAAGGCTTAAGGCAGCTAGGTCCACAGTTTTCGTCCTTAGATGCTAA TCGACCGTGGCTTTGTTACTGGATTCTTCATTCAATTGCTTTGCTTGGGGACTGTGTGGATGATGAATTAGAGAACAATGCTATCGACTTTCTTGGACGCTGCCAG GGCTCTGATGGTGGATACGGTGGTGGTCCTGGCCAA CTTCCACATCTTGCAACCACTTACGCTGCAGTGAATGCACTGGTTACTATAGGAGGTGACAAAGCCCTTTCTTCGATTAATAG AGAAAAAATGTCTTGTTTCTTAAGACGAATGAAGGATTCAAATGGGGGTTTCAG GATGCATGATATGGGAGAAATGGATGTTCGAGCGTGCTACACCGCTATTTCG GTTGCGAGCATCCTAAATATTATGGATGTTGAACTCACCCGGGGCCTAGGGGATTACATCTTGAG TTGCCAAACTTATGAAGGCGGGATTGGAGGTGAACCTGGCTCTGAAGCTCATGGTGG gAACACTTACTGTGGGTTGGCTACTATGATTCTGATCAATGAGGTTGACAGTTTGAATTTGGATTCACTAATG aACTGGGCTGTACATCGACAAGGAGTAGAAATAGGATTCCAAGGTAGGACCAACAAATTGGTCGATGGTTGCTACACTTTTTGGCAG GCAGCACCTTGTGTTCTACTACAGAGATTCTATTCAGCGCATGATCTGGTACATTATGGATCATCACATATACCACAAGGGACAGATAAAGATCACGAGGACCATCCcaatgatgaagatgatcctgaagacagtgatgatgatgatgatgattcagatgAGGACAGTGATGAAG GTTCAGTGAATGGACACGGAGTCCATCATACATCCACATACATTAACAGGAGAGTGCAACCAGTTTTTGATAGCCTCGGCTTGCAGAGATATGTACTCTTATGCTCTAAG ATCCCTGACGGTGGATTCAGAGACAAGCCAGGGAAACCCCGTGACTTCTACCACACATGTTACTGCCTGAGCGGATTGTCTGTGGCTCAGCACGCTTGGTTAAAAGACGAGGACACTCCTCCTTTGACCCGTGACGTTTTGGGTAGCTACTCGAATCTCCTGGAACCTGTTCACCTCCTCCACAACGTTGTCATGGATCGGTACAATGAAGCTATCGAGTACTTCTTTAAAGCAGCATGA